The Panicum virgatum strain AP13 chromosome 5K, P.virgatum_v5, whole genome shotgun sequence genome has a window encoding:
- the LOC120708477 gene encoding probable LRR receptor-like serine/threonine-protein kinase At1g06840 isoform X1, with translation MGNLRVGGLLHAVILLLLYTGCVDIARGQTTDPTEVNALKAIKGSLIDSSNKLKNWGRGDPCTSRWTGILCAKIPSDSYLHVTEIQLFKMNLSGTLAPEVGLLSQLKTLDFMWNNLTGNIPREVGKITTLKLITLNGNQLSGSLPDEIGYLVNLNRLQIDENNISGPIPKSFANLTSIKHLHMNNNSLSGQIPAELSILPSLLHLLVDNNNLSGPLPPKLAETQSLEILQADNNNFSGSSIPAEYSNIRTLLKLSLRNCSLQGAVPNMSGAPKFGYLDLSWNQLEGSIPTNRLASNITTIDLSHNFLNGTVPPNFSGLPNLQFLSVNGNLLNGSVPPAIWSNITFTGNRTLILDFQNNSLDTIPALFEPPEAVTVLLYGNPVCTTSNAARAANLCQPRSVIVAPSGEERQINNLCSPCSTDYEYNPASPIPCLCAAPLGVGFRLKSPGISDFRPYKEAFETDLTSLLELRVYQLDITRYIWETGPRLNTHLKLFPDNTNLFNKTEVERLRQVLAGWQITLSDVFGPYEFLNFTLGSYEDEFPTMVSSGLKRSALAGILIGTIVAAIALSVVSTIFIMKKRRKRRTVSRRSLLSRFSVKVDGVKCFTFEEMAAATGDFNISAQVGQGGYGKVYKGNLADGTAVAIKRAHEDSLQGSKEFCTEIELLSRLHHRNLVSLVGYCDEEDEQMLVYEFMPNGTLRDHLSAKTERHLSFGQRVHIALGASKGILYLHTEANPPIFHRDVKASNILLDSKFVAKVADFGLSRLAPVPDTEGTLPAHISTVVKGTPGYLDPEYFLTHKLTERSDVYSLGVVFLELLTGMKPIQHGKNIVREVNLAYQSGDISRIIDSRMPSYPPECVTRFLSLAIKCCQDETEARPYMADIVRELETIRSMLPEGEDILSETTGSGLLTKTTSSSTTTGPLYVSSHMSSSGQVDSGIPSGTVAPR, from the exons ATGGGCAACCTTAGAGTTGGAGGCCTCCTGCATGCAGTGATCCTTCTTCTTCTGTACACTGGCTGCGTGGATATTGCAAGGGGACAGACAACCGACCCTACTGAAG TAAATGCTCTCAAGGCAATTAAAGGAAGTTTGATTGATTCTTCTAATAAACTTAAGAATTGGGGCCGTGGGGATCCATGCACATCTCGTTGGACAGGAATCTTATGTGCCAAGATACCTAGTGATTCATATCTTCATGTAACAGAAAT ACAATTGTTTAAGATGAATCTTTCCGGAACTTTGGCACCAGAGGTCGGCCTTCTATCCCAGCTGAAAACATT AGACTTCATGTGGAACAATTTAACTGGTAACATCCCCAGAGAAGTTGGAAAAATCACAACGCTGAAGCTCAT AACTTTGAATGGTAATCAGCTATCTGGTTCTTTACCTGATGAGATCGGCTATCTGGTGAACTTAAACAGATTACAAATCGATGAGAACAACATATCGGGCCCCATACCCAAATCATTTGCTAACTTGACAAGCATAAAACATCT TCACATGAACAATAACTCACTAAGTGGGCAAATCCCAGCTGAGCTGTCCATATTGCCTTCACTCCTTCATCT CCTTGTTGACAACAACAATTTATCTGGGCCCCTTCCCCCAAAATTAGCGGAAACACAGAGTTTGGAGATACT TCAGGCTGATAACAACAACTTCAGTGGAAGCTCTATCCCTGCTGAATACAGCAACATACGAACACTACTAAAGCT GAGTCTTAGGAACTGCAGTTTGCAAGGAGCTGTTCCCAATATGAGTGGTGCACCTAAATTTGGCTACTT GGATCTTAGCTGGAACCAATTGGAAGGATCTATACCAACTAATAGGCTTGCTTCAAATATCACTACAAT AGATTTGTCACATAACTTTCTTAATGGAACTGTTCCACCAAACTTCTCAGGGCTACCAAATCTTCAGTTCTT GTCAGTCAATGGGAACCTCCTAAATGGTTCTGTTCCACCGGCAATTTGGAGTAACATTACTTTTACGGGAAATAGAACCCTTATTCT GGATTTCCAAAATAACTCCCTTGACACTATTCCAGCTCTTTTTGAGCCCCCAGAAGCTGTCACTGTTCT ACTTTATGGAAACCCTGTATGCACGACATCTAATGCAGCCCGAGCAGCTAATCTTTGCCAACCTAGATCTGTAATTGTAGCACCATCTGGAGAGGAAAGGCAAATTAATAATTTGTGTAGTCCTTGCTCAACGGATTATGAATACAATCCAGCATCCCCAATACCATGCTTATGTGCTGCGCCTCTGGGAGTTGGATTTCGACTGAAGAGTCCAGGCATATCAGACTTCCGTCCCTATAAAGAAGCTTTTGAGACCGACTTAACCTCCCTGCTGGAATTACGTGTTTATCAGCTGGACATCACACGATACATATGGGAGACAGGGCCAAGGCTTAACACACATTTAAAGTTATTCCCAGATAATACAAATTTATTCAATAAGACTGAGGTGGAGCGGCTCAGGCAAGTACTTGCTGGATGGCAGATCACTCTATCAGATGTTTTTGGTCCATATGAGTTTCTCAATTTCACGCTTGGTTCCTATGAGGATG AATTTCCTACTATGGTGTCATCCGGTTTAAAAAGGAGTGCACTAGCTGGCATTTTGATAGGAACAATTGTTGCCGCCATTGCACTATCTGTGGTTTCTACAATTTTTATAATGAAAAAACGTAGAAAACGTCGAACTGTTTCAAGGCGGTCAT TACTTTCAAGGTTTTCGGTCAAGGTTGATGGCGTGAAATGTTTCACATTTGAAGAAATGGCTGCAGCAACAGGCGATTTTAATATTTCAGCTCAAGTTGGTCAAGGAGGTTATGGAAAAGTTTATAAAGGAAATTTAGCTGATGGAACAGCTGTGGCAATCAAGCGTGCACATGAAGATTCTCTGCAAGGTTCAAAGGAGTTCTGTACAGAAATAGAATTGTTGTCAAGATTACATCATCGTAATTTGGTTTCTCTTGTTGGCTATTGTGATGAAGAAGACGAGCAG ATGCTGGTGTATGAGTTCATGCCCAATGGTACCTTACGTGATCATCTTTCTG CTAAGACTGAAAGACATCTGAGCTTTGGTCAGAGGGTGCATATTGCGCTTGGTGCTTCTAAAGGAATTCTATATCTACATACTGAGGCAAATCCTCCTATATTTCACCGTGATGTCAAGGCCAGCAACATTCTTCTGGACTCCAAGTTTGTAGCGAAGGTGGCTGACTTTGGTCTTTCAAGGCTTGCTCCTGTGCCTGATACTGAAGGGACTTTGCCAGCTCATATATCAACTGTTGTTAAGGGTACCCCA GGCTATCTCGACCCAGAATATTTCCTGACTCACAAACTGACAGAAAGAAGCGATGTGTATAGCCTTGGTGTTGTGTTTCTCGAACTATTGACTGGAATGAAGCCGATCCAGCATGGTAAAAACATTGTTAGAGAG GTAAACTTGGCTTACCAATCAGGCGATATCTCCAGGATCATCGACAGCCGAATGCCCTCATACCCTCCAGAATGCGTGACGAGGTTCCTCTCCCTGGCAATTAAGTGCTGCCAGGACGAGACCGAGGCGAGGCCCTACATGGCCGACATTGTCAGAGAGCTCGAGACCATCCGAAGCATGCTGCCCGAGGGAGAGGACATCCTGTCCGAGACCACGGGATCGGGCTTGCTGACAAAGACAACATCGTCCTCAACCACCACGGGGCCACTGTACGTGTCCTCGCATATGTCCAGCAGTGGCCAGGTGGACAGTGGCATCCCCTCCGGGACGGTGGCTCCCCGGTAG
- the LOC120708477 gene encoding probable LRR receptor-like serine/threonine-protein kinase At1g06840 isoform X2 translates to MWNNLTGNIPREVGKITTLKLITLNGNQLSGSLPDEIGYLVNLNRLQIDENNISGPIPKSFANLTSIKHLHMNNNSLSGQIPAELSILPSLLHLLVDNNNLSGPLPPKLAETQSLEILQADNNNFSGSSIPAEYSNIRTLLKLSLRNCSLQGAVPNMSGAPKFGYLDLSWNQLEGSIPTNRLASNITTIDLSHNFLNGTVPPNFSGLPNLQFLSVNGNLLNGSVPPAIWSNITFTGNRTLILDFQNNSLDTIPALFEPPEAVTVLLYGNPVCTTSNAARAANLCQPRSVIVAPSGEERQINNLCSPCSTDYEYNPASPIPCLCAAPLGVGFRLKSPGISDFRPYKEAFETDLTSLLELRVYQLDITRYIWETGPRLNTHLKLFPDNTNLFNKTEVERLRQVLAGWQITLSDVFGPYEFLNFTLGSYEDEFPTMVSSGLKRSALAGILIGTIVAAIALSVVSTIFIMKKRRKRRTVSRRSLLSRFSVKVDGVKCFTFEEMAAATGDFNISAQVGQGGYGKVYKGNLADGTAVAIKRAHEDSLQGSKEFCTEIELLSRLHHRNLVSLVGYCDEEDEQMLVYEFMPNGTLRDHLSAKTERHLSFGQRVHIALGASKGILYLHTEANPPIFHRDVKASNILLDSKFVAKVADFGLSRLAPVPDTEGTLPAHISTVVKGTPGYLDPEYFLTHKLTERSDVYSLGVVFLELLTGMKPIQHGKNIVREVNLAYQSGDISRIIDSRMPSYPPECVTRFLSLAIKCCQDETEARPYMADIVRELETIRSMLPEGEDILSETTGSGLLTKTTSSSTTTGPLYVSSHMSSSGQVDSGIPSGTVAPR, encoded by the exons ATGTGGAACAATTTAACTGGTAACATCCCCAGAGAAGTTGGAAAAATCACAACGCTGAAGCTCAT AACTTTGAATGGTAATCAGCTATCTGGTTCTTTACCTGATGAGATCGGCTATCTGGTGAACTTAAACAGATTACAAATCGATGAGAACAACATATCGGGCCCCATACCCAAATCATTTGCTAACTTGACAAGCATAAAACATCT TCACATGAACAATAACTCACTAAGTGGGCAAATCCCAGCTGAGCTGTCCATATTGCCTTCACTCCTTCATCT CCTTGTTGACAACAACAATTTATCTGGGCCCCTTCCCCCAAAATTAGCGGAAACACAGAGTTTGGAGATACT TCAGGCTGATAACAACAACTTCAGTGGAAGCTCTATCCCTGCTGAATACAGCAACATACGAACACTACTAAAGCT GAGTCTTAGGAACTGCAGTTTGCAAGGAGCTGTTCCCAATATGAGTGGTGCACCTAAATTTGGCTACTT GGATCTTAGCTGGAACCAATTGGAAGGATCTATACCAACTAATAGGCTTGCTTCAAATATCACTACAAT AGATTTGTCACATAACTTTCTTAATGGAACTGTTCCACCAAACTTCTCAGGGCTACCAAATCTTCAGTTCTT GTCAGTCAATGGGAACCTCCTAAATGGTTCTGTTCCACCGGCAATTTGGAGTAACATTACTTTTACGGGAAATAGAACCCTTATTCT GGATTTCCAAAATAACTCCCTTGACACTATTCCAGCTCTTTTTGAGCCCCCAGAAGCTGTCACTGTTCT ACTTTATGGAAACCCTGTATGCACGACATCTAATGCAGCCCGAGCAGCTAATCTTTGCCAACCTAGATCTGTAATTGTAGCACCATCTGGAGAGGAAAGGCAAATTAATAATTTGTGTAGTCCTTGCTCAACGGATTATGAATACAATCCAGCATCCCCAATACCATGCTTATGTGCTGCGCCTCTGGGAGTTGGATTTCGACTGAAGAGTCCAGGCATATCAGACTTCCGTCCCTATAAAGAAGCTTTTGAGACCGACTTAACCTCCCTGCTGGAATTACGTGTTTATCAGCTGGACATCACACGATACATATGGGAGACAGGGCCAAGGCTTAACACACATTTAAAGTTATTCCCAGATAATACAAATTTATTCAATAAGACTGAGGTGGAGCGGCTCAGGCAAGTACTTGCTGGATGGCAGATCACTCTATCAGATGTTTTTGGTCCATATGAGTTTCTCAATTTCACGCTTGGTTCCTATGAGGATG AATTTCCTACTATGGTGTCATCCGGTTTAAAAAGGAGTGCACTAGCTGGCATTTTGATAGGAACAATTGTTGCCGCCATTGCACTATCTGTGGTTTCTACAATTTTTATAATGAAAAAACGTAGAAAACGTCGAACTGTTTCAAGGCGGTCAT TACTTTCAAGGTTTTCGGTCAAGGTTGATGGCGTGAAATGTTTCACATTTGAAGAAATGGCTGCAGCAACAGGCGATTTTAATATTTCAGCTCAAGTTGGTCAAGGAGGTTATGGAAAAGTTTATAAAGGAAATTTAGCTGATGGAACAGCTGTGGCAATCAAGCGTGCACATGAAGATTCTCTGCAAGGTTCAAAGGAGTTCTGTACAGAAATAGAATTGTTGTCAAGATTACATCATCGTAATTTGGTTTCTCTTGTTGGCTATTGTGATGAAGAAGACGAGCAG ATGCTGGTGTATGAGTTCATGCCCAATGGTACCTTACGTGATCATCTTTCTG CTAAGACTGAAAGACATCTGAGCTTTGGTCAGAGGGTGCATATTGCGCTTGGTGCTTCTAAAGGAATTCTATATCTACATACTGAGGCAAATCCTCCTATATTTCACCGTGATGTCAAGGCCAGCAACATTCTTCTGGACTCCAAGTTTGTAGCGAAGGTGGCTGACTTTGGTCTTTCAAGGCTTGCTCCTGTGCCTGATACTGAAGGGACTTTGCCAGCTCATATATCAACTGTTGTTAAGGGTACCCCA GGCTATCTCGACCCAGAATATTTCCTGACTCACAAACTGACAGAAAGAAGCGATGTGTATAGCCTTGGTGTTGTGTTTCTCGAACTATTGACTGGAATGAAGCCGATCCAGCATGGTAAAAACATTGTTAGAGAG GTAAACTTGGCTTACCAATCAGGCGATATCTCCAGGATCATCGACAGCCGAATGCCCTCATACCCTCCAGAATGCGTGACGAGGTTCCTCTCCCTGGCAATTAAGTGCTGCCAGGACGAGACCGAGGCGAGGCCCTACATGGCCGACATTGTCAGAGAGCTCGAGACCATCCGAAGCATGCTGCCCGAGGGAGAGGACATCCTGTCCGAGACCACGGGATCGGGCTTGCTGACAAAGACAACATCGTCCTCAACCACCACGGGGCCACTGTACGTGTCCTCGCATATGTCCAGCAGTGGCCAGGTGGACAGTGGCATCCCCTCCGGGACGGTGGCTCCCCGGTAG